One Longimicrobiales bacterium DNA window includes the following coding sequences:
- a CDS encoding M14 metallopeptidase family protein: MTRGLAAAALLCIAMAVAPAAAQQVPTPASHFGFEPGTDRRIADWDQLVAYYEKLARSSPRVTLDTLGTTTMGRPFVMLTVTSPENHARLGELLVMQQKLADPRTIADDSELERLLTDARTVALITHAIHSTEVGSAQTAARLLHRLASSNDAEILEILDNVILLDIPSLNPDGTDWVSEFYMQNVGTQFEGRAPPWLYQFYVGHDNNRDWYAFTQKETQLTIEHAHNVWRPHIVHDIHQMGGNGARIFFPPYIDPVERNVDPAIVSALNQLGSFMAARLTAEGKPGAVINAIYDAFTPARAYQHYHGGVRILSETASAELATPVTIPAERVRGGRAYDAATASWNYPLPWEGGAWGLGDIVDYMESGALALLVNAARNRPFWVENFYRINRRAVEGWESWPEAWVIPADQANEIGLSHVLRILTMADVEVHRATAPFAAAGRQFAAGAYVIPMKQPYASFAQTMLEVQEYPDLREYPGGPPRRPYDVTAHTLPLLMDVEAHAVEQWSAGAPALSAPIAQVEWQFQLPPALADGNPPRIALYKSAQESMEAGWTRWVFDMHGLRYDTLKDARARQGDLRRDYDVIVLQSQNAESIREGHDSGSLPEQYTGGLADAGVAALSEFVRAGGRLVAIEEATEFAAELFDLPVTSSVEDLEPQDFYVPGSILRLDVASEDPLAGGVGDEVHAWYWGDSRAFDVTGRDIRIIARYAAEDPKVSGWILGPEHIAGKPALVSAPVGQGSVVLFGFQPNYRGQTIATWPLLWAALTP; encoded by the coding sequence ATGACCCGAGGTCTCGCCGCTGCCGCGCTTCTCTGCATCGCGATGGCCGTCGCACCTGCGGCCGCGCAGCAGGTGCCCACGCCTGCGTCGCACTTCGGTTTCGAGCCCGGCACGGACCGCCGGATCGCCGACTGGGATCAGCTGGTCGCCTATTATGAGAAGCTAGCGCGCTCGAGCCCGCGCGTGACGCTCGACACGCTCGGTACCACGACAATGGGCCGGCCGTTCGTGATGCTGACGGTGACGAGTCCTGAGAACCATGCGCGTCTCGGGGAGCTGCTCGTGATGCAGCAGAAGCTGGCGGACCCGCGCACGATCGCTGACGACTCCGAGCTCGAGCGACTCCTGACGGATGCACGCACGGTCGCGCTCATCACGCATGCCATCCATTCCACCGAGGTGGGTAGCGCGCAGACGGCGGCGCGGCTGCTGCACCGGCTGGCATCGTCGAACGATGCCGAGATCCTGGAGATCCTCGACAACGTGATCCTGCTCGACATCCCGTCGCTGAACCCCGACGGGACAGACTGGGTGAGCGAGTTCTACATGCAGAACGTCGGCACGCAGTTCGAGGGCAGGGCACCGCCGTGGCTGTATCAGTTCTACGTGGGACATGACAACAACCGCGACTGGTACGCCTTTACACAGAAGGAGACGCAGCTCACGATCGAGCATGCGCACAACGTCTGGCGGCCGCACATCGTGCACGACATTCACCAGATGGGCGGTAACGGCGCGCGCATCTTCTTTCCGCCCTACATCGATCCCGTGGAACGCAACGTCGACCCCGCGATCGTTTCGGCTTTGAATCAGCTCGGCTCGTTCATGGCGGCCCGTTTGACTGCGGAAGGGAAGCCTGGTGCGGTGATCAATGCGATCTATGATGCGTTCACGCCGGCGCGTGCGTACCAACACTACCACGGGGGCGTGCGCATCCTGAGCGAGACGGCATCGGCAGAGCTGGCGACGCCGGTGACGATCCCGGCCGAGCGCGTGCGCGGCGGCCGCGCCTACGATGCGGCAACCGCGAGCTGGAATTATCCGCTGCCGTGGGAAGGCGGCGCGTGGGGCCTGGGCGACATCGTTGACTACATGGAGAGCGGAGCGCTCGCGCTGCTCGTGAACGCCGCACGCAACCGACCGTTCTGGGTCGAGAATTTCTACAGGATCAATCGCCGCGCCGTGGAAGGCTGGGAGAGCTGGCCGGAAGCATGGGTGATCCCGGCGGATCAGGCGAATGAGATCGGGCTCTCGCACGTGCTCCGCATTCTCACGATGGCGGACGTGGAAGTGCATCGTGCCACTGCGCCGTTCGCGGCCGCAGGACGACAGTTCGCCGCGGGCGCGTACGTCATCCCGATGAAGCAGCCGTACGCCTCCTTCGCGCAGACGATGCTGGAGGTGCAGGAGTATCCCGACCTCCGCGAGTACCCGGGCGGTCCGCCGCGGCGGCCGTACGATGTAACGGCGCACACGCTGCCGCTCCTGATGGATGTCGAGGCACATGCGGTCGAGCAGTGGAGCGCCGGCGCGCCAGCGTTGTCCGCACCGATCGCACAGGTCGAATGGCAGTTCCAGCTGCCGCCCGCGCTCGCCGACGGGAATCCTCCGCGGATCGCGCTCTACAAGTCCGCGCAGGAGTCGATGGAAGCGGGCTGGACACGCTGGGTGTTCGACATGCATGGCCTGCGCTACGACACGCTGAAGGATGCGCGCGCGCGGCAGGGCGATCTGCGTCGCGACTACGACGTGATCGTGCTCCAGTCGCAGAACGCCGAGTCCATTCGCGAGGGCCACGACTCCGGGTCCCTGCCGGAGCAGTATACCGGCGGACTGGCCGACGCGGGCGTCGCGGCGCTAAGTGAGTTCGTGCGTGCCGGCGGTCGCCTTGTCGCGATTGAGGAAGCGACCGAGTTCGCCGCGGAGCTGTTCGACCTGCCGGTGACGAGCAGCGTCGAGGATCTTGAACCGCAGGACTTCTACGTACCGGGATCGATCCTGCGCCTCGATGTCGCTAGCGAGGACCCGCTTGCGGGCGGTGTAGGTGATGAAGTACACGCGTGGTACTGGGGCGATTCGCGCGCGTTCGATGTGACAGGCCGCGACATCCGGATCATTGCCCGCTACGCGGCTGAGGATCCGAAGGTATCGGGCTGGATCCTGGGTCCGGAGCACATTGCGGGCAAACCAGCGCTCGTCAGTGCTCCGGTGGGTCAGGGTTCGGTGGTGCTCTTCGGCTTCCAGCCGAACTACCGCGGCCAGACCATCGCTACATGGCCGCTGCTGTGGGCGGCACTCACGCCCTGA
- a CDS encoding tetratricopeptide repeat protein, which produces MDAPRRWPFSLISELQRRQVIRVAVVYLLATWIMSQVAETMFPNLGLPAWSVTLVMALLLIGFPVAVALAWAFDITPHGVERTHDRPAEVRDSAEPRPIRTIVALPFANLSSNGDTQYISDGMTEELMGALARIPGLRVAARTSSFAFSNRGIDIREIGRQLGVDAAVEGSVRIVDTRVRIAVQLTDVQDGYQIWSQTFDRPLGDILALQEDIARSIVAVLRPGSVIAAGALVRPNTANAEAWSLYLQGRFFWNRRTPAGLRTAIERLRAATASDPQFALAHAGLADCYSIMLDHGAADPNQTLPLALAAARKAVTLDDGLAEAHASLGLAAQVALDWTTAEAAFLRAVELDASCIVAHQRYALLLAWRGRDEEALRSALRAREQDPLSLIVNTTIGWVHYYGRRPERATAEYRSVLTLEPSFASARLALGLALLQLDRPDEAVHELETAAELSERSSGTLAPLAIALRAAGKRGGAENILAELVARRVHTYVSPWFMAVAALAGAEPAAARDWLRRAAAERSPQLAYANVEPLLDEIRGDAALRDILATVSGVDRLA; this is translated from the coding sequence ATGGACGCACCACGTCGCTGGCCCTTCTCTCTCATCTCGGAACTTCAACGGCGTCAGGTCATCCGTGTCGCCGTCGTATACCTGCTTGCGACCTGGATCATGTCGCAGGTGGCGGAAACGATGTTCCCGAATCTCGGCCTGCCGGCCTGGAGCGTTACTCTGGTGATGGCGTTGCTGTTGATCGGCTTTCCAGTTGCGGTGGCGCTCGCGTGGGCATTCGACATCACTCCACATGGGGTGGAGCGTACACACGATCGACCGGCCGAGGTGCGCGACTCGGCAGAGCCCCGGCCGATCCGGACGATCGTTGCGCTACCGTTCGCGAATCTCAGCAGCAATGGGGATACGCAGTACATCAGCGATGGAATGACGGAGGAGCTGATGGGGGCGCTGGCGCGCATTCCGGGCCTGCGTGTGGCGGCGCGCACATCGTCTTTCGCGTTCAGCAACCGCGGTATCGACATCAGGGAGATCGGGCGACAGCTGGGGGTGGACGCCGCGGTAGAGGGGAGCGTGCGCATTGTCGACACGCGTGTTCGAATCGCGGTGCAACTCACCGACGTGCAGGACGGCTATCAGATCTGGTCCCAGACGTTCGATCGTCCACTCGGCGACATCCTCGCGCTTCAGGAGGACATCGCGCGCAGCATTGTCGCAGTGCTGCGTCCCGGCAGCGTCATCGCCGCGGGCGCGCTCGTGCGTCCGAATACGGCGAACGCTGAGGCGTGGAGTCTGTATCTTCAGGGTCGCTTCTTCTGGAACCGGAGGACCCCGGCCGGGCTACGCACAGCGATCGAACGTTTGCGGGCGGCGACTGCGTCCGACCCGCAGTTCGCTCTCGCCCACGCAGGCCTCGCGGACTGCTATTCCATCATGCTCGATCACGGCGCGGCCGATCCGAACCAGACGCTCCCGCTTGCGCTGGCCGCGGCTCGCAAGGCCGTGACGCTCGATGACGGACTGGCCGAGGCGCATGCCTCGCTCGGGCTTGCCGCGCAGGTCGCGCTTGACTGGACTACGGCCGAGGCGGCATTTCTTCGCGCTGTCGAGCTTGACGCGTCGTGCATCGTCGCGCATCAGCGGTATGCGCTGCTGCTCGCATGGCGCGGCCGCGACGAAGAAGCCCTCCGCTCAGCGCTGCGCGCCCGCGAGCAGGATCCGCTCTCACTGATCGTGAACACCACCATTGGCTGGGTTCACTACTACGGCCGCCGTCCGGAGCGCGCCACCGCAGAGTATCGTTCGGTGCTGACGCTGGAGCCGTCCTTCGCGTCCGCCCGCCTCGCCCTGGGTCTGGCACTTCTCCAGCTGGACCGGCCGGACGAAGCCGTACACGAACTCGAGACGGCCGCGGAGCTGTCGGAGCGCAGCAGTGGTACGCTCGCCCCGCTCGCCATCGCATTGCGCGCTGCGGGGAAGCGTGGAGGGGCCGAGAACATCCTCGCCGAGCTGGTGGCAAGGCGCGTGCACACCTACGTATCGCCCTGGTTCATGGCGGTCGCGGCGCTCGCCGGCGCGGAGCCCGCAGCAGCCCGTGACTGGCTTCGCCGCGCGGCGGCAGAGCGGTCTCCCCAGCTCGCATATGCGAACGTCGAGCCGCTGCTGGACGAAATCCGGGGCGATGCAGCGTTGCGCGACATCCTCGCGACCGTCTCAGGCGTGGATCGCCTGGCGTGA
- a CDS encoding ATP-binding protein — MYSAEVVPYRQNALFGAIAPELLETLRLEPAVRNFAAGEIIFEEGSKGGECYLVEKGLVRISKTTSGGNHETLGFIGPGRFFGELALYTDAPRSGRATATTATRTCVIARPEFERIQRIVPLELTQAIAQAGIEHLRQVNGNLADYLGDSDKFREIGAAIGMIAHDTRSPLATIRNAAELLEELLLEEHTDREQLLRFVRMIDRTSAHALESLDALLAEIRGEAPRVEEKVAVAELIDDVCNELQGVLRARPVTFDTRVEYDGELVCERRELVRSLVNLLRNAVEALPSDGGTVRLHVGREGDCVAFSIADTGCGIPIEQQGRIFERRFTRGKTGGTGLGLSQVRSAVERHGGTIDVDSRVGVGTTFSVRIPLEPRVTPPSTARE, encoded by the coding sequence ATGTACTCGGCCGAGGTCGTGCCGTATCGGCAGAATGCACTGTTCGGCGCCATCGCGCCCGAGCTCCTCGAAACGCTGCGTCTCGAACCGGCGGTCCGGAACTTCGCTGCCGGCGAGATCATCTTCGAGGAGGGTTCGAAGGGCGGAGAGTGCTATCTCGTCGAGAAAGGACTCGTTCGGATCTCCAAGACCACGTCGGGTGGCAATCACGAGACGCTCGGCTTCATAGGACCGGGCAGGTTCTTCGGCGAGCTGGCCCTCTACACCGATGCGCCTCGCTCGGGCCGCGCGACGGCGACCACTGCCACACGCACATGCGTCATCGCGCGGCCTGAATTCGAGCGAATTCAGCGGATCGTCCCGCTCGAGCTCACACAGGCCATTGCGCAGGCAGGTATCGAGCATCTGCGCCAGGTCAACGGGAATCTCGCCGACTACCTCGGCGACTCCGACAAGTTTCGAGAGATTGGTGCGGCGATCGGCATGATAGCCCACGACACGCGCAGTCCGCTCGCCACCATCCGTAACGCCGCCGAACTGCTCGAAGAGTTGCTTCTGGAGGAGCATACCGACCGGGAGCAACTGCTCCGCTTCGTCCGCATGATCGACCGCACGTCCGCCCATGCGCTCGAGAGCCTGGACGCACTGCTGGCCGAGATCCGTGGCGAAGCTCCCCGGGTCGAGGAGAAGGTGGCGGTCGCAGAGCTCATCGATGACGTCTGCAACGAGCTACAGGGTGTGCTGCGTGCGCGACCCGTCACATTCGATACCCGTGTCGAGTACGATGGCGAGCTCGTATGCGAGCGGCGCGAGCTGGTGCGCTCGCTCGTCAACCTGCTGCGCAACGCCGTCGAGGCGCTGCCCTCTGATGGCGGCACCGTCAGGCTCCACGTGGGGCGGGAGGGCGACTGTGTGGCATTCTCCATAGCCGACACCGGGTGCGGCATTCCGATCGAGCAGCAGGGTCGCATCTTCGAACGTCGCTTCACACGCGGGAAGACGGGCGGCACCGGGCTCGGGCTGAGCCAGGTCCGTTCTGCCGTGGAACGCCATGGCGGGACCATCGACGTCGACAGCCGTGTGGGTGTGGGCACGACATTCAGCGTGCGGATTCCGCTCGAGCCTCGAGTGACTCCGCCGAGCACAGCCCGCGAATAA
- a CDS encoding transporter, whose product MSLRRSVVLSFVLSLGATPALNAQSMERALRELFIFGDGTSPLFLSGSAGLPSTAVHGDHYIPDASEANGALLVFLNNSIAANVANFPLSATVSSVTFTFVEGVPTPTSSSFGPVFAERAQTLGRGRFDVGVNFSMLSFNKLRGVPLDRLQLNFVHENVDFPNCDVIFTGDCSLAGVPYFENDVLELELDIGLNAQIYAFSAAVGITDWLDVSVAIPVIHFELDGTSTATALVFDTSVVHFFGGSQEAPVLETRARSSHATTGIGDVALRTKLRILHGERLSAALLADVRAPTGRQEDFLGTGEISARGLFIASSRHGDFAPHVNVGYAYRAAELSQDAVELAAGFEQRMGSWATLAVDLLGRFGVEESPVVFPEPYQLEAPFRREVLRTNIPDRRDDILDGSIGFKFSTAGGLVLIANVLVPLNDGGLRSQAIPTLGLQYTH is encoded by the coding sequence ATGTCCCTGCGACGCAGCGTAGTTCTCTCGTTCGTCCTTTCTCTCGGGGCCACGCCCGCCCTGAACGCACAGTCGATGGAGAGGGCGCTGCGTGAACTGTTCATCTTCGGCGATGGCACGAGCCCGCTTTTCCTGTCCGGCTCCGCGGGTCTGCCGAGCACCGCCGTCCATGGCGACCACTACATCCCTGACGCGTCGGAGGCCAACGGCGCGCTCCTCGTGTTCCTCAACAACTCCATCGCGGCGAACGTGGCCAACTTCCCTCTGAGCGCCACCGTGAGCAGCGTGACGTTCACATTCGTCGAGGGCGTGCCGACGCCGACGTCGAGCAGCTTCGGGCCGGTCTTTGCCGAGCGGGCGCAGACCCTGGGTCGGGGCCGCTTCGATGTTGGCGTCAACTTCTCGATGCTCAGTTTCAACAAGCTGCGGGGCGTCCCGCTCGACCGGCTGCAGCTCAACTTCGTGCACGAGAACGTCGACTTCCCCAACTGCGATGTCATCTTCACGGGCGATTGCAGCCTTGCGGGCGTGCCCTACTTCGAGAACGATGTCCTCGAGCTGGAGCTCGACATCGGACTGAACGCGCAGATCTACGCATTTTCCGCAGCCGTTGGTATTACCGACTGGCTTGATGTCAGCGTCGCGATCCCGGTAATTCATTTCGAGCTGGATGGGACCTCGACAGCCACGGCCCTGGTGTTCGACACGAGTGTCGTTCATTTCTTCGGCGGCTCGCAGGAAGCGCCGGTCCTGGAGACCCGTGCGCGCTCGAGCCACGCCACCACCGGGATAGGAGATGTCGCGCTGCGTACCAAGCTGCGGATCCTTCATGGAGAGCGGTTGTCGGCGGCTCTGCTGGCGGACGTCAGGGCGCCGACCGGCCGGCAGGAGGATTTCCTGGGCACGGGCGAGATCAGCGCACGCGGGTTGTTCATCGCCTCGTCACGTCACGGCGACTTCGCTCCCCACGTAAACGTCGGCTACGCCTATCGCGCCGCGGAATTGAGTCAGGACGCGGTCGAGCTGGCGGCGGGTTTCGAGCAGCGAATGGGCAGCTGGGCCACCCTGGCGGTCGACCTGCTGGGCAGGTTCGGGGTCGAAGAGTCGCCGGTGGTCTTCCCGGAGCCGTATCAGCTCGAGGCGCCGTTCCGCCGCGAGGTGCTACGGACCAACATCCCGGACCGTCGGGACGATATCCTCGATGGATCGATCGGATTCAAGTTCAGCACGGCGGGCGGGTTGGTGCTCATCGCCAATGTGCTGGTTCCGCTGAATGACGGTGGTCTGCGGTCCCAGGCGATTCCGACCCTCGGACTTCAGTACACGCACTGA
- a CDS encoding adenylate/guanylate cyclase domain-containing protein: protein MDAIVHRLAAVMFADIVGYSGLAARDENAAVRLVGIFHETARGEIEQGGGRLVQFIGDAAFAEFTSTDQAVRTALALQASFPANAEDAGLTGQLRIGVHVGDVVSGPDGDLFGDGVNVASRLHREADPGQVYVSQDVWRQIRQRPGFHCESVGERRLKGIPGSIWVFAVEVARDDHGGVSNYTAPARAPARISRLLSTGLIYLSASAVIFVATSVITDGFQLPSWVIPGAILLLVIGLLVVLSTSWAQSRPGWERRVGQPSAWQLNWSGLVESIENRRIPALTWTRAILGGVVAFAVLFGLAAIYVQAGGRLPFPRPAVAYADPEPAVAILPFVAEGADPELWGEGILDLLSVALDEIAGVRVIDPRAVLSRSAGERIHDAEAAIRVGAALSAKYAATGSVVASPGEILLTADVYDVRTREQLTPVTARGAADSLPAIVESLARQIASQTEIGTRESAALDFRRITTGSVDALKFYLRGERHLRRSEWNRAMAEYERAIEADSAFALAFYRLALANDWNAARHFPRQSEYIERASRYAGNLPRRSRLVIEGYAQLAGGSQAAISTLQEMVALYPDDVDGWFLLGDAYYHLLYRTRPDRVEFRDAMGRAIALDSTFAPAYVHLMEDAYARRDTASLSRWIAGLRAAEPSSPLLAGYDWAAALRPETSPAEAGEDAGRQEAVGERLPPRQATPPRATPDRPAEREPAPASIQPLGVDTVTPARQRATVDSPRVSTPPPAPPASQAEPQPTGPSPSAIAEGVLARLKAAIEQEDLRAIRTVWTTLTAQESESFRVLFGAVRDLSVSYHVQGVDSMNGRIQVRVQTTYTFYNEREQQQARSSTNQVFDLARQGDGWVIAR, encoded by the coding sequence ATGGATGCCATCGTCCACCGTCTCGCAGCCGTCATGTTTGCGGATATCGTGGGCTATTCAGGCCTTGCCGCTCGGGATGAGAACGCCGCGGTACGGCTGGTCGGAATATTCCACGAGACCGCGCGCGGGGAGATCGAGCAGGGCGGTGGCCGCCTGGTCCAGTTCATTGGCGATGCGGCCTTCGCCGAATTCACCAGCACCGATCAGGCGGTTCGAACAGCCCTGGCCCTACAGGCTTCGTTCCCTGCCAACGCGGAGGACGCCGGCCTTACCGGCCAGCTCCGCATCGGCGTGCACGTCGGAGACGTGGTCAGCGGGCCGGACGGCGACCTCTTCGGTGATGGCGTCAACGTAGCGTCGCGACTCCACCGCGAGGCCGACCCGGGCCAGGTCTATGTGAGCCAGGACGTCTGGCGCCAGATTCGGCAGCGACCAGGTTTCCACTGCGAGTCCGTCGGGGAGCGTCGGCTCAAGGGTATCCCCGGCTCTATCTGGGTTTTCGCCGTGGAGGTCGCGCGCGACGACCATGGCGGGGTCTCCAACTACACTGCGCCGGCACGGGCTCCCGCCCGGATCTCGAGACTGCTCTCAACCGGCCTGATCTACCTCTCCGCATCCGCGGTCATCTTCGTGGCGACGTCCGTGATCACCGACGGCTTTCAGTTGCCGTCCTGGGTCATTCCGGGCGCCATTCTGCTGCTGGTCATCGGGCTCCTCGTCGTGCTGTCCACGTCCTGGGCTCAATCCCGGCCGGGCTGGGAGCGCCGGGTGGGGCAGCCGTCGGCGTGGCAGCTCAACTGGTCCGGACTCGTGGAGTCGATCGAAAATCGCCGGATCCCGGCGCTCACCTGGACGCGCGCAATCCTTGGCGGCGTGGTTGCCTTCGCCGTGTTGTTCGGCCTCGCCGCGATCTACGTGCAGGCGGGGGGCCGGCTACCGTTCCCCAGGCCGGCCGTAGCCTATGCCGACCCGGAGCCGGCGGTCGCAATTCTTCCGTTCGTCGCAGAGGGTGCGGACCCGGAGCTGTGGGGCGAGGGAATCCTGGACCTGCTCTCGGTCGCCCTCGACGAGATCGCGGGCGTGCGGGTGATTGATCCTCGCGCCGTGCTGAGTCGGTCGGCGGGGGAGCGGATCCATGACGCGGAGGCGGCCATCCGGGTCGGTGCGGCGCTCAGTGCGAAGTACGCCGCGACGGGCAGCGTGGTGGCATCACCCGGGGAGATCCTGCTCACAGCCGATGTCTACGACGTTCGCACTCGCGAGCAGCTGACACCGGTGACGGCGCGCGGTGCAGCGGACAGCCTGCCGGCGATCGTCGAGTCGCTGGCGCGCCAGATCGCGAGCCAGACGGAGATCGGAACCCGGGAGAGCGCGGCGCTCGATTTCCGCCGGATCACGACCGGGTCGGTCGATGCCCTGAAATTCTACCTGCGAGGCGAGCGACATCTGCGGCGCTCGGAGTGGAACCGGGCCATGGCGGAGTACGAACGAGCGATCGAGGCCGATTCGGCTTTTGCGCTCGCGTTCTATCGACTGGCGCTCGCCAACGACTGGAACGCTGCCCGCCACTTCCCGCGTCAGAGCGAGTATATCGAGCGTGCTTCCCGCTACGCCGGTAACCTCCCGCGACGCAGCAGGCTCGTAATAGAGGGGTATGCCCAGCTCGCGGGCGGTTCCCAGGCGGCCATCAGCACGCTCCAGGAGATGGTCGCGCTGTATCCCGACGACGTGGACGGCTGGTTCCTGCTCGGCGATGCCTACTATCACCTGTTGTACCGCACCCGTCCCGACCGTGTCGAGTTCCGGGACGCGATGGGCAGGGCCATTGCGCTGGATTCGACGTTCGCCCCCGCGTATGTCCACCTGATGGAAGACGCCTACGCGCGTCGTGACACGGCCAGCCTCAGCCGATGGATCGCGGGGCTGCGCGCCGCCGAGCCGAGCAGTCCGCTGCTCGCTGGTTACGATTGGGCCGCGGCCCTGCGTCCCGAGACCTCACCGGCGGAGGCCGGGGAGGACGCCGGCAGGCAGGAGGCGGTCGGGGAGCGGTTACCGCCGAGGCAGGCCACGCCGCCGCGCGCCACGCCTGATCGCCCGGCCGAGCGCGAACCGGCGCCCGCCTCGATCCAGCCCCTGGGCGTCGATACAGTCACGCCCGCGCGGCAGAGGGCCACGGTGGACAGCCCGCGCGTCTCGACGCCCCCGCCGGCGCCGCCGGCCTCACAGGCGGAGCCCCAGCCCACCGGTCCATCCCCGAGTGCGATCGCGGAGGGCGTTCTTGCCCGACTGAAGGCCGCCATCGAACAGGAGGATCTGCGGGCAATTCGCACGGTCTGGACCACGCTGACGGCACAGGAGAGCGAATCCTTCCGTGTGCTCTTCGGTGCCGTGCGCGACCTCTCCGTGAGCTACCACGTTCAGGGTGTGGACAGCATGAACGGGCGGATCCAGGTCCGCGTGCAGACCACGTACACGTTCTACAACGAGCGCGAGCAGCAGCAGGCCCGATCGAGCACCAATCAGGTGTTCGACCTGGCCCGGCAGGGTGACGGCTGGGTGATTGCCCGGTAG